Proteins from one Drosophila gunungcola strain Sukarami chromosome 3R, Dgunungcola_SK_2, whole genome shotgun sequence genomic window:
- the LOC128260671 gene encoding general transcription factor IIF subunit 2 has product MSKDEKDKTQIIDKDLDLSNAGRGVWLVKVPKYIAQKWEKAPTNMDVGKLRINKTPGQKAQVSLSLTPAVLALDPDEKIPTEHVLDVSQVTKQTLGVFSHMAPSEGKESSANPAAQPDNEKLYMEGRIVQKLECRPIADTCYMKLKLESIRKASEPQRRVQPIDKIVQNFKPVKDHAHNIEYRERKKAEGKKARDDKNAVMDMLFHAFEKHQYYNIKDLVKITNQPISYLKEILKDVCDYNMKNPHKNMWELKKEYRHYKTEEKKEEEHKSGSSDSE; this is encoded by the exons ATGTCGAAGGACGAGAAGGACAAGACGCAGATAATCGACAAGGACCTGGATCTGTCCAACGCCGGACGCGGCGTGTGGCTGGTGAAGGTGCCGAAGTACATTGCCCAGAAATGGGAGAAGGCCCCCACGAACATGGACGTGGGCAAGCTGCGGATCAACAAGACGCCCGGCCAGAAGGCCCAAGTCTCGCTCTCCCTCACTCCGGCCGTCCTGGCTCTCGACCCGGATGAGAAGATACCCACGGAGCACGTCCTGGACGTGTCGCAGGTGACCAAGCAAACGCTCGGGGTATTCTCGCACATGGCCCCCTCCGAAGGCAAGGAGAGCTCGGCGAACCCGGCTGCGCAGCCAGACAACGAGAAGCTCTACATGGAGGGCCGGATCGTTCAGAAGCTGGAGTGCCGGCCCATTGCCGACACTTGCTACAtgaagctgaagctggagTCCATCCGCAAGGCGTCGGAGCCCCAGCGGCGGGTGCAGCCCATCGACAAGATCGTCCAGAACTTCAAGCCCGTCAAGGATCATGCACACAAT ATCGAGTATCGGGAGCGCAAGAAGGCCGAGGGCAAGAAGGCGCGCGACGACAAGAATGCCGTGATGGACATGCTCTTCCACGCCTTCGAGAAGCATCAGTACTATAACATCAAGGATCTGGTCAAGATCACCAACCAGCCCATCAGCTATCTGAAGGAGATTCTCAAGGATGTATGCGATTACAACATGAAGAACCCTCACAAAAACATGTGGGAGCTCAAAAAGGAGTACCGACACTACAAGACTGAGGAGAaaaaggaggaggagcacAAGTCGGGCAGCAGCGATTCGGAATAG
- the LOC128266121 gene encoding uncharacterized protein LOC128266121 has protein sequence MSRSIIGLTFLSLCLSPALSVLTPENHCDNHFRYDTEDDGRTQIGIFTAPKLDTFNFRWKATFEVKGSSAMFVTRLQTYPNKDLAVINLLNGEPAQAFLRFININTELPKLHSLFLNGNELCSSPRYPFPKTSVTLNYHMFVNVKEGMNSTTETPIFEDNL, from the exons ATGTCGAGGTCTATCATTGGTCTGACTTTTTTGAGTCTGTGTCTAAGCCCTGCTCTGTCTGTACTCACACCTGAGAACCATTGCGATAATCACTTCAGATACGACACGGAAGATGATGGAAGGACCCAAATCGGCATTTTCACGGCGCCAAAGTTGGacacttttaattttagatgGAAGGCGACTTTCGAAGTCAAAGGATCTAGCGCG aTGTTTGTAACCAGATTGCAAACGTATCCCAACAAAGATTTGGCGGTCATTAATCTTTTGAATGGTGAGCCGGCTCAGGCTTTTCTCCGGTTCATAAATATCAACACCGAGCTACCCAAGCTGCACTCTTTGTTTTTGAACGGCAATGAGCTGTGCTCTAGTCCTAGAT ACCCCTTTCCCAAGACTAGTGTTACTTTGAACTATCATATGTTTGTTAACGTTAAAGAAGGCATGAACTCAACTACGGAAACACCCATTTTTGAAGACAATCTATGA
- the LOC128252907 gene encoding uncharacterized protein CG45076 isoform X2, which translates to MPHNTLNHWRLLYLQFYLASSKSKPTLADPNNAELDPNRPSRKFSAPRPLEDPLDVEAKEKQRLRQERLLTVNEEALDELDLEKKRAQKADEAKRREERALKEERERLAAEAEKQAAAKAKKAAEEAAKIAAEEALLAEEAAKKAAEEAAQEAALKAAEEARLAEEEAAQKAAQKAAEEAAKKAAEEARLAEEAAQKAAEEAAQKAAEEAAQKAAEEAALKAAEEARLAEEAAQKAAEEAALKAVEEAAQKAAEEARAGEEARLEEEQRQREQELERLAEIEKESEGELARQAAELAEIARQESEIAAQELQAIQKGDNEATEPLVEEPITPIEEQEPTIELSSNVTTTTGGNDYEEEVDDEEEDEEEEE; encoded by the exons ATGCCACACAATACTCTAAACCATTGGCGTCTACTGTATCTGCAATTTTACCTTGCCTCGTCTAAAAGCAAACCAACACTCGCCGATCCGAATA ATGCCGAGTTGGACCCTAACCGTCCATCTAGAAAATTTTCTGCCCCTAGGCCCCTGGAAGACCCGCTCGATGTGGAGGCCAAGGAGAAGCAGCGTCTTCGCCAGGAGCGTCTGCTGACGGTCAACGAGGAAGCTCTGGACGAACTGGACTTGGAGAAGAAGCGTGCCCAGAAAGCCGATGAGGCCAAGCGTCGGGAGGAGAG GGCTCTGAAGGAAGAGAGGGAACGCCTGGCCGCTGAGGCCGAGAAACAGGCTGCTGCCAAGGCCAAGAAGGCCGCCGAAGAAGCGGCTAAAATCGCTGCCGAAGAGGCTCTTCTGGCCGAGGAAGCCGCGAAAAAGGCTGCCGAAGAAGCGGCCCAAGAAGCCGCTCTTAAAGCTGCCGAAGAAGCTCGCTTGGCCGAGGAAGAAGCCGCCCAAAAGGCTGCCCAGAAAGCCGCCGAAGAGGCTGCCAAAAAAGCTGCCGAAGAGGCTCGTTTAGCCGAAGAAGCTGCCCAGAAGGCTGCTGAGGAAGCGGCCCAGAAAGCCgccgaggaagcggcccagAAAGCCGCCGAGGAAGCCGCTCTGAAGGCCGCCGAAGAGGCGCGTCTGGCCGAAGAAGCAGCCCAAAAGGCCGCTGAAGAAGCCGCCCTGAAGGCTGTCGAAGAGGCGGCACAGAAGGCCGCCGAGGAAGCCCGTGCCGGCGAAGAGGCTCGcctggaggaggagcagcgtCAGCGGGAACAGGAGCTGGAGCGCCTGGCGGAGATCGAGAAGGAGAGCGAGGGCGAACTGGCCCGCCAGGCCGCCGAGCTGGCCGAGATCGCCCGCCAGGAGTCCGAGATCGCCGCCCAGGAGCTGCAGGCCATCCAGAAGGGCGACAACGAGGCCACCGAGCCACTGGTCGAGGAGCCCATCACGCCCATCGAGGAGCAGGAGCCCACCATCGAGCTGAGCTCCAATGTCACCACCACCACTGGTGGCAACGACTACGAGGAGGAGGTGgatgacgaggaggaggacgaggaggaggaggaataG